A window from Prosthecochloris marina encodes these proteins:
- a CDS encoding MauE/DoxX family redox-associated membrane protein, which yields MTSFEWSSDYLKKYPFKTIGIFFFLVGRYLFAAFFLYGFWHKLVKGWLWTDIMHGHFTERLGELVPGSFQAVYLEQFAIPLAMPIAWIVTVGELIIGICLVLGLTVRVNAAFALFLVLNFAAGGYYNLTLPPFMVYSVLMMLLPSGHWLGMDRKLHEKYPNSLWFQ from the coding sequence ATGACAAGTTTCGAATGGTCGTCAGATTACCTGAAAAAGTATCCTTTTAAAACCATCGGTATTTTCTTTTTCCTTGTAGGCCGATACCTTTTTGCGGCGTTCTTTCTCTATGGCTTCTGGCACAAACTTGTCAAAGGCTGGCTCTGGACCGACATTATGCACGGCCATTTCACCGAAAGACTTGGCGAACTTGTTCCGGGTTCTTTTCAGGCAGTTTATCTCGAACAGTTCGCCATCCCGCTGGCAATGCCGATTGCCTGGATTGTTACTGTCGGCGAGCTTATCATTGGCATATGCCTTGTTCTCGGACTCACTGTCCGTGTAAATGCGGCTTTCGCTCTCTTTCTGGTACTTAATTTCGCTGCGGGAGGATACTACAACCTTACACTTCCGCCGTTCATGGTATACTCAGTGCTCATGATGCTTCTTCCTTCAGGACACTGGCTGGGAATGGACAGAAAGCTTCACGAAAAGTATCCGAACTCACTCTGGTTCCAGTAA
- a CDS encoding Bax inhibitor-1/YccA family protein, whose amino-acid sequence MIQRNQMAQSAAAGAVAAPRVSVDVQTRVVNQVYTWMTLGLALTATVGYYVSGNEMLRNIIFSNNLILIGLVIAQLGIVVGLSAGINRMSGSVATGLFILYSALTGLTFSAIFMVYTSSSIASTFFVTSGTFAAMSVFGHTTKRDLTKLGNIAFMALIGIILASLVNMFMQNSMLELVISVIGVLLFTGLTAYDAQRIKEMAAMVTDGESEAKVSVMGALSLYLNFINLFLMLLRFLGVARDE is encoded by the coding sequence ATGATACAACGTAACCAGATGGCTCAGTCTGCAGCAGCAGGAGCCGTAGCGGCACCGAGAGTTTCAGTCGACGTACAGACGAGGGTGGTCAACCAGGTGTATACCTGGATGACGCTTGGACTTGCATTGACGGCAACGGTCGGCTACTATGTTTCGGGAAATGAAATGCTCAGAAACATCATTTTTTCGAACAATCTCATCTTGATCGGGCTGGTTATAGCGCAGCTCGGAATAGTTGTTGGCTTGAGCGCAGGGATCAATCGCATGTCCGGCTCAGTGGCAACGGGTCTGTTCATTCTTTATTCCGCACTGACCGGTCTGACCTTTTCTGCTATTTTCATGGTCTATACTTCCAGTTCCATTGCGAGCACCTTTTTCGTGACATCCGGGACGTTTGCGGCCATGAGTGTTTTTGGGCACACGACCAAACGTGATCTTACAAAGCTTGGCAACATTGCTTTCATGGCGCTTATCGGTATTATTCTTGCTTCATTGGTCAACATGTTCATGCAGAATTCCATGCTTGAACTTGTTATAAGCGTTATCGGTGTTCTGTTGTTCACCGGTTTGACTGCTTATGATGCTCAGCGTATTAAAGAAATGGCTGCCATGGTTACTGATGGAGAATCCGAGGCGAAGGTATCGGTAATGGGAGCATTGTCGCTTTACCTGAATTTTATCAACCTGTTTCTTATGCTTCTCCGTTTTCTGGGAGTGGCACGTGATGAATAA
- a CDS encoding tetratricopeptide repeat protein → MSCITKTPAFILLPPLIFCAVFSGFLTGANVSYASKFKKTSSRHDLSYTIGKADEAFYAMNYEAADSLYSSVLETDPGNPDANWKLARLYVSMGESLPPEKPEERQPYYEKAVLHAEVSIKNNENIADGHTWLAASLGVLADNIGPREKIKRANIIKSELDRALELNPHDDVALSILGSFNREIADMGWFEKVFAKTFLGSLPKGSQEEAEKMLKKAIAINPRIIRHYHELGKLYKDMKRYEEAVEVLNEALNKPVLMKSDERRLQNIRKMIKKLSKKIDG, encoded by the coding sequence ATGAGCTGCATTACAAAGACCCCGGCTTTTATTTTGCTGCCCCCGCTTATCTTCTGTGCGGTCTTTTCAGGTTTCTTAACCGGCGCAAACGTCTCTTACGCCTCGAAATTCAAAAAGACTTCATCCAGACACGATCTCTCATACACCATCGGCAAAGCTGATGAGGCTTTTTACGCAATGAATTACGAGGCTGCCGATTCGCTCTATTCTTCGGTGCTCGAAACCGATCCGGGAAACCCTGACGCAAACTGGAAACTTGCCAGGCTCTATGTCAGCATGGGGGAATCCCTTCCTCCCGAAAAACCGGAAGAACGTCAACCATACTACGAAAAAGCGGTCCTACACGCCGAAGTAAGCATTAAAAATAATGAGAATATTGCGGACGGGCACACCTGGCTTGCAGCATCTCTTGGAGTTCTTGCAGACAATATAGGCCCGAGAGAGAAAATAAAACGTGCCAATATCATTAAAAGCGAACTCGACCGTGCACTCGAACTCAACCCACATGATGATGTCGCCCTATCCATTCTTGGCTCTTTCAACCGTGAAATTGCCGATATGGGATGGTTTGAAAAAGTTTTTGCCAAAACATTTTTAGGCTCTTTACCCAAGGGGAGCCAGGAAGAAGCAGAAAAAATGCTCAAAAAAGCCATAGCTATAAACCCTCGGATCATAAGACATTACCATGAATTGGGAAAGCTGTATAAGGATATGAAACGGTACGAGGAGGCGGTCGAAGTGCTTAATGAAGCTTTAAACAAACCGGTACTGATGAAAAGTGACGAGCGAAGACTTCAAAATATCCGCAAGATGATCAAAAAACTTTCAAAAAAGATCGATGGTTAA
- the aroQ gene encoding type II 3-dehydroquinate dehydratase yields the protein MDIISILILNGPNLSRLGKREPEIYGSRTLDDINKELVDTFPGVSFDFFQSEEEGELLEKLFHCEDLGGYSGVVLNAGALTHYSIALRDAISAITIPVIEVHLSNIYAREEFRRTSVISEVCSGVVSGFGANSYHLGVRGLMGMLELD from the coding sequence ATGGATATTATTTCAATTCTTATACTCAACGGCCCGAACCTTTCGAGGCTTGGCAAACGTGAGCCTGAGATATACGGCAGTCGTACCCTCGATGATATCAACAAGGAACTTGTCGATACTTTTCCCGGGGTATCGTTTGATTTTTTCCAGTCCGAAGAAGAGGGTGAGCTTCTGGAAAAGCTCTTTCATTGTGAAGACCTGGGGGGATACAGTGGGGTAGTGCTCAATGCCGGAGCGCTGACCCACTACTCCATTGCATTGAGGGATGCGATCAGTGCGATCACGATACCTGTCATCGAGGTTCACCTTTCCAATATCTATGCACGTGAGGAGTTTCGAAGAACATCTGTGATTTCAGAGGTTTGCAGTGGTGTCGTCAGTGGTTTTGGGGCAAACAGTTATCACCTTGGGGTTCGTGGGCTTATGGGTATGCTTGAGCTCGACTGA
- a CDS encoding outer membrane protein, translated as MVRKYTKGILCLIGVIFSSFPAQAASPYAGLTVGLAYLNDSSLKGSKRGDLSYEDGEAYSYAHGLDLGCFRLEGEIGYQKNDFETFEPGGIATDGDLSILSLLANGYYYCQIGDSRIVPILSAGIGAANVEYEDEIDEFSEDDIVLAYQVGAGLGIKVSSSVSVNAMYRYFATQDASFREGNEDIELDISSHNVLIGLKVNF; from the coding sequence ATGGTAAGAAAGTATACGAAAGGGATATTGTGTCTTATCGGTGTTATTTTCTCTTCTTTTCCAGCGCAGGCAGCTTCCCCTTATGCCGGATTGACTGTTGGGCTGGCGTATTTAAATGATTCAAGTCTTAAAGGTTCGAAACGTGGTGATCTGAGCTACGAGGATGGTGAGGCTTATAGCTATGCTCACGGTCTTGACCTTGGTTGTTTTCGGCTCGAGGGGGAAATCGGTTACCAAAAAAACGATTTCGAGACATTCGAGCCTGGAGGTATAGCTACTGACGGTGACCTTTCCATTCTTTCACTGCTTGCAAACGGCTATTACTATTGTCAGATCGGTGACAGCAGAATTGTTCCCATTCTCAGTGCCGGTATCGGTGCTGCAAATGTGGAGTATGAGGATGAAATTGACGAATTCAGCGAGGATGATATCGTGCTTGCCTATCAGGTTGGTGCAGGATTGGGCATAAAGGTTTCTTCTTCGGTGAGTGTTAATGCAATGTACCGATACTTTGCAACACAGGATGCCAGTTTTCGTGAAGGCAATGAAGACATAGAGCTCGATATCTCAAGTCACAATGTGCTGATCGGTCTGAAAGTCAACTTCTAA